A genomic window from Erythrobacter sp. BLCC-B19 includes:
- a CDS encoding DUF2061 domain-containing protein translates to MFVFRGREAHSRSLAKALSWRILGSIDTFLLSWLFTRSAKAAGAIAITEVLTKMVLYYFHERAWSSVRWGVRSDQPEAPGELREEPAL, encoded by the coding sequence ATGTTTGTTTTCCGTGGCCGCGAGGCCCATAGCCGGTCGCTGGCCAAGGCGTTGAGCTGGCGGATTCTCGGCAGCATCGACACCTTCCTGCTGAGCTGGCTGTTCACCCGCTCGGCCAAGGCGGCAGGCGCGATCGCGATTACCGAGGTGCTGACCAAGATGGTGCTCTACTATTTCCACGAACGCGCGTGGAGCTCGGTGCGCTGGGGCGTGCGCAGCGATCAACCCGAAGCGCCCGGCGAACTCCGGGAAGAGCCCGCGCTATGA
- a CDS encoding 3'(2'),5'-bisphosphate nucleotidase CysQ has protein sequence MTDAELAAHLAEAAGRLLLAVRDSAMFTGKALGHAGDATANQFLCHALRHQRPDDGLLSEEEKDNPVRLAKSRVWIVDPVDGTREYGEERADWAVHIALAVDGVASVGAVALPGLDGGIVLRSDQPQPLPAMAARPRFLVSRTRPAPEAEAVAAALGGELVPMGSAGAKAMAVVRGEAEVYLHSGGQYEWDSCAPAAVAAAHGLHCSRIDGSALIYNCSDTYMPDLLICRPEWVEKVLAEVARFAPVE, from the coding sequence ATGACCGATGCCGAACTGGCCGCCCACCTCGCCGAAGCGGCGGGACGCCTGCTCCTCGCGGTGCGGGACAGCGCGATGTTCACCGGCAAGGCGCTTGGCCATGCCGGGGACGCCACCGCCAACCAGTTCCTGTGCCACGCCCTGCGCCATCAGCGCCCCGATGACGGGCTATTGTCGGAAGAGGAAAAGGACAATCCCGTCCGCCTCGCCAAGAGCCGGGTGTGGATCGTCGATCCGGTGGACGGCACGCGCGAATATGGCGAGGAGCGCGCCGACTGGGCAGTCCATATCGCGCTCGCGGTTGACGGCGTCGCCAGCGTCGGCGCGGTCGCCCTGCCCGGTCTCGACGGCGGCATCGTGCTGCGTTCCGACCAGCCGCAACCGCTCCCGGCGATGGCCGCGCGCCCGCGCTTTCTCGTCAGCCGCACCCGTCCCGCGCCCGAGGCCGAGGCGGTTGCGGCGGCGCTCGGCGGAGAGCTGGTGCCGATGGGCAGCGCCGGGGCCAAGGCGATGGCCGTGGTGCGCGGCGAGGCCGAAGTCTATCTCCACTCCGGTGGTCAATATGAATGGGACAGCTGCGCGCCCGCCGCAGTCGCCGCTGCACATGGCCTGCACTGTTCGCGCATCGACGGCAGCGCGCTGATCTACAATTGCTCCGACACCTATATGCCAGACCTCCTGATCTGCCGCCCGGAATGGGTCGAAAAGGTGCTGGCGGAAGTCGCCCGGTTCGCACCGGTGGAATAG
- a CDS encoding UDP-glucose dehydrogenase family protein, whose translation MKIAMVGSGYVGLVSGACFADFGHDVVCIDKDQGKIDRLHAGIMPIYEPGLDALVESNVKAGRLAFTTSLAEGIKGADAIFIAVGTPSRRGDGHADLTFVYEVAREVGESLAGDAVVVTKSTVPVGTGDEVERIIKETGTAHKVSVVSNPEFLREGAAIGDFKRPDRIVIGAEDDFGREVMREVYRPLFLNESPILFTSRRTSELIKYAANAFLATKITFINEMADLCEKVGANVQDVSRGIGMDGRIGSKFLHAGPGYGGSCFPKDTLALLKTAEDYDSPTRIVEAVVKVNDTRKRAMGRKVVDALGGMEAARGKKAALLGLTFKPNTDDMRDSPAIAVAQTLMDAGVAVAAYDPEGMEQARPLLPQVTMCESAYEAITGADVVVIVTEWDAFRALDLRRVKELAKAPVMVDLRNVYKPEDMRAAGFEYTSVGRA comes from the coding sequence ATGAAGATTGCGATGGTAGGTTCGGGCTATGTCGGCCTCGTGTCGGGCGCGTGTTTTGCCGATTTCGGGCATGATGTGGTGTGCATCGACAAGGATCAGGGCAAGATCGACCGCCTGCACGCCGGGATCATGCCGATCTACGAACCCGGTCTCGACGCGCTGGTGGAAAGCAACGTCAAGGCCGGGCGGCTCGCCTTCACCACTTCGCTGGCCGAGGGCATCAAGGGTGCCGACGCGATCTTCATCGCGGTCGGCACGCCGAGCCGCCGGGGCGATGGGCACGCCGACCTCACCTTCGTCTACGAAGTCGCGCGCGAAGTGGGCGAGAGCCTGGCGGGTGATGCCGTCGTCGTCACCAAGTCGACCGTCCCCGTCGGCACCGGCGACGAGGTGGAACGAATCATCAAGGAGACCGGCACGGCGCATAAGGTCTCGGTCGTCTCCAACCCCGAATTCCTGCGCGAAGGCGCGGCGATCGGCGATTTCAAGCGCCCCGACCGCATCGTCATCGGCGCCGAGGACGATTTCGGCCGCGAGGTGATGCGTGAGGTCTATCGCCCGCTGTTCCTCAACGAATCCCCGATCCTCTTCACCAGCCGCCGCACCAGCGAGCTGATCAAGTATGCGGCCAACGCCTTCCTCGCGACCAAGATCACCTTCATCAACGAAATGGCCGATCTGTGCGAGAAGGTCGGCGCCAACGTGCAGGACGTCAGCCGCGGGATCGGGATGGATGGCCGGATCGGCTCGAAGTTCCTGCACGCCGGGCCGGGCTATGGCGGCTCGTGCTTCCCCAAGGACACGCTCGCGCTGCTCAAGACCGCCGAGGATTACGACAGCCCGACCCGGATCGTGGAAGCCGTGGTCAAGGTCAACGACACCCGCAAGCGCGCGATGGGCCGCAAGGTGGTCGATGCGCTCGGCGGGATGGAGGCGGCGCGCGGCAAGAAGGCGGCGCTGCTCGGCCTCACCTTCAAGCCCAACACCGACGACATGCGTGACAGCCCGGCGATCGCGGTCGCGCAGACGCTGATGGACGCGGGCGTGGCGGTTGCGGCCTATGACCCCGAGGGCATGGAACAGGCCCGCCCGCTGCTGCCGCAGGTGACCATGTGCGAGAGCGCCTACGAAGCGATCACCGGCGCGGACGTCGTCGTGATCGTGACCGAATGGGACGCCTTCCGCGCGCTCGACCTCCGCCGCGTCAAGGAACTCGCCAAGGCGCCGGTCATGGTCGACCTCAGGAACGTCTACAAGCCCGAAGACATGCGCGCCGCCGGGTTCGAATACACGAGCGTCGGGCGGGCCTGA
- a CDS encoding glucuronosyltransferase: MGNDRIRVLAAASGGGHWEQLMLLRPTLTQYDIRFATTEPAVAAQHGITAVESLPDCNQNKPIESALCAVKALWIVLKHRPRVILSTGAAPGFFCILAGRLIGARTLWIDSVANGEELSMCGKLSKRFAHECWTQWEHLAGPDRPRYHGAVL, from the coding sequence ATGGGGAATGACCGGATCAGAGTGCTCGCGGCCGCATCGGGCGGAGGGCACTGGGAGCAGCTGATGCTGCTGCGCCCGACGCTGACGCAATATGACATCCGTTTCGCCACCACCGAGCCCGCCGTCGCTGCACAGCATGGCATCACCGCAGTCGAAAGCCTGCCGGACTGCAACCAGAACAAGCCGATCGAGTCCGCTCTGTGCGCGGTGAAGGCGCTGTGGATCGTGCTCAAGCACCGGCCCCGCGTGATCCTCTCCACCGGCGCTGCCCCCGGCTTCTTCTGCATCCTTGCCGGAAGGCTGATCGGCGCGCGCACGCTGTGGATCGATTCCGTCGCCAATGGCGAGGAACTGTCGATGTGCGGCAAGCTGTCCAAGCGTTTCGCGCATGAATGCTGGACGCAGTGGGAACACCTCGCCGGGCCGGATCGCCCGCGCTATCACGGAGCGGTGCTGTGA
- a CDS encoding glycosyltransferase, protein MIIVTVGMQLGFDRLIEAMDALAPRLGMPVIAQTGKGSYAPRNMEARVKIAPSEFETLVGEARLIVAHAGIGTVLTAARCQKPILLMPRRADLGEHRNDHQMATVGKLAGRPGIVVAADESELEARIAEGLALTDWTAVQSPTARQLHQALAAFIEA, encoded by the coding sequence GTGATCATCGTCACGGTCGGGATGCAATTGGGCTTTGACCGGCTTATCGAAGCGATGGACGCACTCGCCCCGCGGCTCGGGATGCCGGTGATCGCGCAGACCGGCAAGGGCAGCTATGCCCCGCGCAACATGGAAGCACGGGTGAAGATCGCGCCTTCCGAATTCGAAACGCTGGTGGGCGAGGCGCGGCTGATAGTCGCCCATGCCGGGATCGGGACGGTGCTGACCGCCGCACGCTGCCAGAAGCCGATCCTGCTGATGCCGCGCCGCGCCGATCTGGGCGAGCACCGCAATGATCACCAGATGGCGACAGTCGGCAAGCTCGCGGGCCGCCCCGGCATTGTGGTGGCCGCTGACGAAAGCGAGCTGGAAGCGCGCATCGCCGAAGGCCTGGCGCTGACCGATTGGACCGCCGTCCAATCCCCGACCGCGCGCCAGCTGCATCAGGCGCTGGCGGCCTTCATCGAGGCCTGA